The following proteins are encoded in a genomic region of Doryrhamphus excisus isolate RoL2022-K1 chromosome 6, RoL_Dexc_1.0, whole genome shotgun sequence:
- the smc1b gene encoding structural maintenance of chromosomes protein 1B isoform X3 — MGILGQIVIENFKSWRGKHVIGPFVGFNCIIGTNGSGKSNVMDAISFAVGERRSSLRVKRLCDLIHGAHIGQPVSNSTRVALLYQDDMDREIVFCRSVSGDSSQYHVSGVQVTLSQYTQELAKIGVVTKAQNCLVFQGAVESIALKNPKERTKMFEFISQSSEVSAEYNQKKEALQKATEDTHFQFNKKKSAAVERKQMSQEKLEAQKYQALVDELHQKRLQLSLAEIYHNEKAIETTSKTLSEKRDAASAQEAAVLDWEQSIKTQKKEHGSLVREQQLLEKETGAQEHILAKSQSQFIKAKVSTSHQLKKIDELRHGIKKSQKLLALKEQEIAEIQQDKVNLEKTWRIYERQFQEQRLAQGMDIELDAEQRQRYKDLKELARKQNAVLSQQVEKLHWELKADYEKVAFDERKRKEGEVGIKTNKSQLDDLTHRAEKLEDYTKACKSSLSEFHQQEESLRADLQSGCQRTAQVNMELANVLEELRNARLDRQESKHQLQRIEMLDKLRRLFPESVVTVAIETHRLKYGRLCDLCNPIHKKYQLAVTKVFGHYLKAIVVTTEKVARDCIHFLKAERANPETFLPIDYLIVSPLNERLREIPGAKMVVDVVTTSAPQLRRVVQFVCGNAMVCETIKEARSVAFDRKERLKTVSLDGTLFAKSGVISGGSSDLRTKARCWDEKDVTKLMERKEQLTAELRDLMRLKRKESELNQIIAQAQGAQTRLKYSKSDLDNLWKKNIPKCQGDISRLESELVNLDSQIKMQLESVEAKEGAIKGLRDQIEQTEDLVFSDFCADIGVDNIRVYELGQLKQQEEHDKKCLEFEIQCTRLNAKLEYEQEQLEKEKKQLGEKQVTINKEESVIAEKQKDEEKLLEAVEEGDKKLQEMKNQLLAKKRQVAAIKSELDEKILHLRESKRGLLKCQQEVMSAENSLEYNRLTRHNLLLACKIQGLPVTMLSGNLHDISEVQLDTESESTSATINIYEREAQLVVDYSCLETKTRDMPAEEVDGYLEKQRESLYSLEKELHCATTPNLKAVEKMRELKDKLQELKDAFNACTRIVRKCHREFEEVKVRRSQLFNKCFNHVSVAIDQIYKRICRNSSAQAILTPDNPEEPYLGGINYSCVAPGKRFMSMENLSGGEKAIAVLALVFAMHSFRPAPFLILDEVDAALDNSNIGKVASFIREETREKMQLIIISLKEEFFSRADALQGVYSDFDGCMNSRIVTLDLRPYPLLEGNNGTHADEVERAPSTGFE; from the exons ATGGGCATTCTCGGACAAATTGTGATTGAAAACTTCAAGTCATGGCGAGGAAAGCACGTCATAGGTCCATTTGTTGGTTTTAACTGTATTATTGGGACCAACGGATCTG GTAAGTCCAATGTGATGGACGCCATAAGCTTCGCCGTAGGGGAGAGAAGGTCTTCTCTCCGTGTGAAGCGCCTCTGTGACCTAATCCATGGAGCCCACATTGGACAgccagtgtcaaacagcacccgtGTTGCCCTGCTGTACCAAGATGACATGGACCGGGAGATCGTCTTCTGTCGGAGCGTCTCGG GTGACTCCTCCCAATACCACGTCAGTGGCGTTCAAGTTACTCTCAGCCAATACACTCAGGAGCTTGCTAAGATTGGAGTCGTCACCAAAGCTCAAAACTGCCTGGTGTTCCAG GGGGCAGTAGAGTCCATCGCTCTGAAAAACCCAAAGGAGCGGACAAAGATGTTTGAGTTCATCAGTCAGTCCAGTGAGGTTAGTGCAGAGTACAACCAGAAGAAAGAGGCCCTACAGAAGGCCACGGAGGACACACATTTTCAGTTCAACAAAAAGAAATCTGCTGCTGTGGAGAGGAAACAGATGTCTCAAGAGAAATTAGAG GCCCAGAAGTACCAGGCTCTGGTGGATGAGCTTCACCAAAAGCGCTTGCAGCTGAGTCTGGCTGAGATTTATCATAACGAGAAGGCCATCGAGACCACCAGTAAAACTCTGAGTGAAAAACGGGACGCTGCTTCTGCACAGGAAGCTGCTGTGCTGGACTGGGAGCAGAGCATCAAAACGCAAAAGAAGGAACATGGAAGCCTTGTCAGAGAGCAGCAGCTTCTGGAGAAAGAGACCGG TGCCCAGGAGCACATTCTGGCCAAGTCTCAGTCTCAGTTCATCAAAGCCAAGGTCAGCACCTCCCATCAACTCAAAAAGATAGATGAGCTCAGACATGGCATTAAAAAGAGCCAGAAACTCTTGGCTCTGAAGGAGCAGGAAATTGCTGAGATCCAGCAGGATAAAGTGAATCTGGAGAAGACCTGGAGGATCTACGAGAGACAATTTCAGGAACAGAGACTGGCCCAGGGGATGGACATTGAGCTGGATGCGGAGCAG cgGCAGCGCTACAAAGATCTCAAAGAGCTTGCAAGGAAGCAGAATGCAGTGCTCAGTCAGCAAGTTGAGAAGCTCCACTGGGAATTGAAGGCGGATTACGAGAAGGTGGCGTTTGATGAGCgcaaaaggaaggaaggggag GTTGGCATCAAGACCAACAAGTCTCAGTTGGATGATTTGACCCATAGAGCAGAGAAGCTGGAGGATTACACCAAGGCCTGCAA GTCATCCCTCAGCGAGTTCCATCAACAGGAAGAAAGTTTGCGAGCAGATTTGCAGAGTGGCTGCCAGCGCACTGCTCAGGTGAACATGGAGCTGGCAAATGTTCTAGAGGAGCTTAGGAATGCACGCCTGGACAGGCAGGAGAGCAAACACCAGCTGCAACGCATAGAGATGCTGGACAAGCTCCGCCGGCTCTTCCCTGAATCTGTGGTAACAGTGGCAATAGAAACACACAGATTAAAA TATGGCCGCCTGTGTGACTTATGCAACCCCATTCATAAGAAGTACCAGCTGGCTGTTACCAAGGTGTTTGGCCACTACTTGAAGGCCATTGTGGTGACTACTGAAAAGGTGGCCCGTGACTGCATCCACTTCCTCAAGGCAGAGCGAGCCAATCCTGAGACCTTCCTTCCCATTGACTATTTGATT GTCAGTCCCCTGAATGAGAGGCTGAGGGAGATACCAGGTGCCAAGATGGTGGTGGACGTTGTAACCACAAGTGCTCCTCAATTGAGGAGAGTAGTGCAGTTTGTGTGCGGCAACGCAATGGTGTGTGAGACTATTAAAGAGGCTAGGAGCGTCGCTTTCGACAGGAAGGAGCGCCTTAAG ACTGTGTCTCTAGACGGGACCCTGTTTGCAAAGTCAGGTGTGATCTCTGGAGGTTCCAGTGACCTGAGGACCAAAGCTCGCTGCTGGGATGAGAAGGACGTTACCAAGCTAATGGAACGAAAGGAACAGCTCACTGCTGAGCTACGT GATCTGATGAGGCTCAAGAGGAAGGAGTCAGAGCTGAATCAGATCATTGCTCAGGCTCAGGGTGCTCAGACTCGCCTCAAATACTCCAAAAGTGATCTGGATAACCTCTGGAAGAAGAACATCCCTAAATGTCAAGGA GATATTTCTCGTCTGGAGAGTGAATTGGTAAACCTGGACTCTCAGATCAAAATGCAGCTGGAGAGTGTGGAAGCAAAGGAAGGGGCCATAAAGGGCCTGAGAGACCAAATTGAACAG ACAGAAGACTTGGTATTCTCTGACTTCTGTGCTGACATCGGTGTGGACAACATCAGAGTGTATGAGCTGGGGCAGTTGAAACAGCAGGAGGAACACGACAAGAAGTG CTTGGAGTTTGAGATCCAGTGTACTCGCTTGAATGCCAAGCTGGAGTATGAACAAGAGCAACTGGAGAAGGAAAagaagcagcttggtgaaaagcAGGTGACCATCAACAAGGAAGAAAGTGTCATCGCTGAGAAGCAGAAG GATGAGGAGAAGCTGCTGGAGGCTGTTGAAGAAGGTGACAAAAAACTACAGGAGATGAAGAATCAGCTGCTGGCAAAGAAGAGACAGGTAGCAGCCATTAAATCGGAGCTGGATGAGAAAATCCTGCACCTCAGAGAGAGTAAGAG AGGGTTGCTGAAATGTCAGCAAGAAGTGATGTCTGCAGAGAACAGCTTGGAGTACAACCGTTTAACACGACATAATTTGCTGTTGGCCTGCAAAATCCAGGGTCTACCAGTAACTATGCTGTCAGGCAATCTGCATGACATCAGTGAAGTGCAG CTGGACACAGAATCTGAAAGTACCTCAGCCACAATCAACATATATGAGAGAGAGGCCCAGCTCGTTGTCGACTACTCTTGCCTGGAAACCAAGACCAGG gACATGCCTGCAGAGGAGGTGGATGGTTATCTTGAGAAACAGAGGGAGTCTCTTTATTCCTTAGAGAAAGAGCTGCATTGCGCCACCACACCCAATTTAAAAGCTGTGGAAAAGATGAGAGAGTTGAAGGACAAGCTACAGGAGCTGAAAGATG CCTTCAATGCCTGCACCAGAATCGTTAGGAAGTGCCACCGGGAGTTTGAAGAAGTCAAAGTTAGGCGCTCACAGCTTTTCAACAAGTGCTTCAATCATGTGTCTGTTGCAATTGACCAGATCTACAAAAGGATATGTCGGAACAGCAGCGCTCAG GCCATTCTGACCCCAGACAATCCAGAAGAGCCGTATCTGGGAGGGATCAACTACAGCTGCGTGGCTCCTGGGAAGCGCTTCATGTCCATGGAAAATCTGTCTGGTGGGGAGAAAGCCATCGCCGTCCTGGCACTGGTGTTTGCCATGCATAG TTTCAGACCTGCTCCATTCTTAATTTTGGATGAGGTGGATGCTGCCCTTGACAACTCCAACATTGGGAAG GTGGCCAGCTTCATCAGGGAGGAGACCAGAGAGAAGATGCAGCTCATCATCATCTCCTTGAAGGAGGAGTTCTTCTCCAGAGCTGATGCCCTTCAGGGAGTTTActcagat TTTGATGGCTGCATGAACAGTCGCATCGTGACGCTGGACCTTCGTCCCTACCCTTTGCTGGAAGGCAACAACGGAACACATGCAGATGAAGTTGAGAGAGCACCATCGACTGGATTTGAATGA
- the smc1b gene encoding structural maintenance of chromosomes protein 1B isoform X2 gives MGILGQIVIENFKSWRGKHVIGPFVGFNCIIGTNGSGKSNVMDAISFAVGERRSSLRVKRLCDLIHGAHIGQPVSNSTRVALLYQDDMDREIVFCRSVSGDSSQYHVSGVQVTLSQYTQELAKIGVVTKAQNCLVFQGAVESIALKNPKERTKMFEFISQSSEVSAEYNQKKEALQKATEDTHFQFNKKKSAAVERKQMSQEKLEAQKYQALVDELHQKRLQLSLAEIYHNEKAIETTSKTLSEKRDAASAQEAAVLDWEQSIKTQKKEHGSLVREQQLLEKETGAQEHILAKSQSQFIKAKVSTSHQLKKIDELRHGIKKSQKLLALKEQEIAEIQQDKVNLEKTWRIYERQFQEQRLAQGMDIELDAEQRQRYKDLKELARKQNAVLSQQVEKLHWELKADYEKVAFDERKRKEGEVGIKTNKSQLDDLTHRAEKLEDYTKACKSSLSEFHQQEESLRADLQSGCQRTAQVNMELANVLEELRNARLDRQESKHQLQRIEMLDKLRRLFPESVYGRLCDLCNPIHKKYQLAVTKVFGHYLKAIVVTTEKVARDCIHFLKAERANPETFLPIDYLIVSPLNERLREIPGAKMVVDVVTTSAPQLRRVVQFVCGNAMVCETIKEARSVAFDRKERLKTVSLDGTLFAKSGVISGGSSDLRTKARCWDEKDVTKLMERKEQLTAELRDLMRLKRKESELNQIIAQAQGAQTRLKYSKSDLDNLWKKNIPKCQGDISRLESELVNLDSQIKMQLESVEAKEGAIKGLRDQIEQTEDLVFSDFCADIGVDNIRVYELGQLKQQEEHDKKCLEFEIQCTRLNAKLEYEQEQLEKEKKQLGEKQVTINKEESVIAEKQKDEEKLLEAVEEGDKKLQEMKNQLLAKKRQVAAIKSELDEKILHLRESKRGLLKCQQEVMSAENSLEYNRLTRHNLLLACKIQGLPVTMLSGNLHDISEVQLDTESESTSATINIYEREAQLVVDYSCLETKTRDMPAEEVDGYLEKQRESLYSLEKELHCATTPNLKAVEKMRELKDKLQELKDAFNACTRIVRKCHREFEEVKVRRSQLFNKCFNHVSVAIDQIYKRICRNSSAQAILTPDNPEEPYLGGINYSCVAPGKRFMSMENLSGGEKAIAVLALVFAMHRTNVQAFVEAVLPEGPFFRPAPFLILDEVDAALDNSNIGKVASFIREETREKMQLIIISLKEEFFSRADALQGVYSDFDGCMNSRIVTLDLRPYPLLEGNNGTHADEVERAPSTGFE, from the exons ATGGGCATTCTCGGACAAATTGTGATTGAAAACTTCAAGTCATGGCGAGGAAAGCACGTCATAGGTCCATTTGTTGGTTTTAACTGTATTATTGGGACCAACGGATCTG GTAAGTCCAATGTGATGGACGCCATAAGCTTCGCCGTAGGGGAGAGAAGGTCTTCTCTCCGTGTGAAGCGCCTCTGTGACCTAATCCATGGAGCCCACATTGGACAgccagtgtcaaacagcacccgtGTTGCCCTGCTGTACCAAGATGACATGGACCGGGAGATCGTCTTCTGTCGGAGCGTCTCGG GTGACTCCTCCCAATACCACGTCAGTGGCGTTCAAGTTACTCTCAGCCAATACACTCAGGAGCTTGCTAAGATTGGAGTCGTCACCAAAGCTCAAAACTGCCTGGTGTTCCAG GGGGCAGTAGAGTCCATCGCTCTGAAAAACCCAAAGGAGCGGACAAAGATGTTTGAGTTCATCAGTCAGTCCAGTGAGGTTAGTGCAGAGTACAACCAGAAGAAAGAGGCCCTACAGAAGGCCACGGAGGACACACATTTTCAGTTCAACAAAAAGAAATCTGCTGCTGTGGAGAGGAAACAGATGTCTCAAGAGAAATTAGAG GCCCAGAAGTACCAGGCTCTGGTGGATGAGCTTCACCAAAAGCGCTTGCAGCTGAGTCTGGCTGAGATTTATCATAACGAGAAGGCCATCGAGACCACCAGTAAAACTCTGAGTGAAAAACGGGACGCTGCTTCTGCACAGGAAGCTGCTGTGCTGGACTGGGAGCAGAGCATCAAAACGCAAAAGAAGGAACATGGAAGCCTTGTCAGAGAGCAGCAGCTTCTGGAGAAAGAGACCGG TGCCCAGGAGCACATTCTGGCCAAGTCTCAGTCTCAGTTCATCAAAGCCAAGGTCAGCACCTCCCATCAACTCAAAAAGATAGATGAGCTCAGACATGGCATTAAAAAGAGCCAGAAACTCTTGGCTCTGAAGGAGCAGGAAATTGCTGAGATCCAGCAGGATAAAGTGAATCTGGAGAAGACCTGGAGGATCTACGAGAGACAATTTCAGGAACAGAGACTGGCCCAGGGGATGGACATTGAGCTGGATGCGGAGCAG cgGCAGCGCTACAAAGATCTCAAAGAGCTTGCAAGGAAGCAGAATGCAGTGCTCAGTCAGCAAGTTGAGAAGCTCCACTGGGAATTGAAGGCGGATTACGAGAAGGTGGCGTTTGATGAGCgcaaaaggaaggaaggggag GTTGGCATCAAGACCAACAAGTCTCAGTTGGATGATTTGACCCATAGAGCAGAGAAGCTGGAGGATTACACCAAGGCCTGCAA GTCATCCCTCAGCGAGTTCCATCAACAGGAAGAAAGTTTGCGAGCAGATTTGCAGAGTGGCTGCCAGCGCACTGCTCAGGTGAACATGGAGCTGGCAAATGTTCTAGAGGAGCTTAGGAATGCACGCCTGGACAGGCAGGAGAGCAAACACCAGCTGCAACGCATAGAGATGCTGGACAAGCTCCGCCGGCTCTTCCCTGAATCTGTG TATGGCCGCCTGTGTGACTTATGCAACCCCATTCATAAGAAGTACCAGCTGGCTGTTACCAAGGTGTTTGGCCACTACTTGAAGGCCATTGTGGTGACTACTGAAAAGGTGGCCCGTGACTGCATCCACTTCCTCAAGGCAGAGCGAGCCAATCCTGAGACCTTCCTTCCCATTGACTATTTGATT GTCAGTCCCCTGAATGAGAGGCTGAGGGAGATACCAGGTGCCAAGATGGTGGTGGACGTTGTAACCACAAGTGCTCCTCAATTGAGGAGAGTAGTGCAGTTTGTGTGCGGCAACGCAATGGTGTGTGAGACTATTAAAGAGGCTAGGAGCGTCGCTTTCGACAGGAAGGAGCGCCTTAAG ACTGTGTCTCTAGACGGGACCCTGTTTGCAAAGTCAGGTGTGATCTCTGGAGGTTCCAGTGACCTGAGGACCAAAGCTCGCTGCTGGGATGAGAAGGACGTTACCAAGCTAATGGAACGAAAGGAACAGCTCACTGCTGAGCTACGT GATCTGATGAGGCTCAAGAGGAAGGAGTCAGAGCTGAATCAGATCATTGCTCAGGCTCAGGGTGCTCAGACTCGCCTCAAATACTCCAAAAGTGATCTGGATAACCTCTGGAAGAAGAACATCCCTAAATGTCAAGGA GATATTTCTCGTCTGGAGAGTGAATTGGTAAACCTGGACTCTCAGATCAAAATGCAGCTGGAGAGTGTGGAAGCAAAGGAAGGGGCCATAAAGGGCCTGAGAGACCAAATTGAACAG ACAGAAGACTTGGTATTCTCTGACTTCTGTGCTGACATCGGTGTGGACAACATCAGAGTGTATGAGCTGGGGCAGTTGAAACAGCAGGAGGAACACGACAAGAAGTG CTTGGAGTTTGAGATCCAGTGTACTCGCTTGAATGCCAAGCTGGAGTATGAACAAGAGCAACTGGAGAAGGAAAagaagcagcttggtgaaaagcAGGTGACCATCAACAAGGAAGAAAGTGTCATCGCTGAGAAGCAGAAG GATGAGGAGAAGCTGCTGGAGGCTGTTGAAGAAGGTGACAAAAAACTACAGGAGATGAAGAATCAGCTGCTGGCAAAGAAGAGACAGGTAGCAGCCATTAAATCGGAGCTGGATGAGAAAATCCTGCACCTCAGAGAGAGTAAGAG AGGGTTGCTGAAATGTCAGCAAGAAGTGATGTCTGCAGAGAACAGCTTGGAGTACAACCGTTTAACACGACATAATTTGCTGTTGGCCTGCAAAATCCAGGGTCTACCAGTAACTATGCTGTCAGGCAATCTGCATGACATCAGTGAAGTGCAG CTGGACACAGAATCTGAAAGTACCTCAGCCACAATCAACATATATGAGAGAGAGGCCCAGCTCGTTGTCGACTACTCTTGCCTGGAAACCAAGACCAGG gACATGCCTGCAGAGGAGGTGGATGGTTATCTTGAGAAACAGAGGGAGTCTCTTTATTCCTTAGAGAAAGAGCTGCATTGCGCCACCACACCCAATTTAAAAGCTGTGGAAAAGATGAGAGAGTTGAAGGACAAGCTACAGGAGCTGAAAGATG CCTTCAATGCCTGCACCAGAATCGTTAGGAAGTGCCACCGGGAGTTTGAAGAAGTCAAAGTTAGGCGCTCACAGCTTTTCAACAAGTGCTTCAATCATGTGTCTGTTGCAATTGACCAGATCTACAAAAGGATATGTCGGAACAGCAGCGCTCAG GCCATTCTGACCCCAGACAATCCAGAAGAGCCGTATCTGGGAGGGATCAACTACAGCTGCGTGGCTCCTGGGAAGCGCTTCATGTCCATGGAAAATCTGTCTGGTGGGGAGAAAGCCATCGCCGTCCTGGCACTGGTGTTTGCCATGCATAG GACAAACGTTCAAGCCTTTGTGGAGGCTGTACTTCCTGAGGGCCCTTT TTTCAGACCTGCTCCATTCTTAATTTTGGATGAGGTGGATGCTGCCCTTGACAACTCCAACATTGGGAAG GTGGCCAGCTTCATCAGGGAGGAGACCAGAGAGAAGATGCAGCTCATCATCATCTCCTTGAAGGAGGAGTTCTTCTCCAGAGCTGATGCCCTTCAGGGAGTTTActcagat TTTGATGGCTGCATGAACAGTCGCATCGTGACGCTGGACCTTCGTCCCTACCCTTTGCTGGAAGGCAACAACGGAACACATGCAGATGAAGTTGAGAGAGCACCATCGACTGGATTTGAATGA